One window of Nicotiana tomentosiformis chromosome 11, ASM39032v3, whole genome shotgun sequence genomic DNA carries:
- the LOC138901261 gene encoding uncharacterized protein, whose product MMNKGCMHHLVQVTDTDAEELTLESVPVVNEFMEVFPDELRSIPPDREIDFGIDKAVKFQWSDTCEKSFQELKLRLTKAPVLTLPEGTDGFVKELNLRQRRWLELLKDYDIDTLYHLGKTNIVADALSQKSMDSSEGGALVQNRTESSLVVEVKEKQYDDPLLVQLKEGIHKNKTKAFSIGMDDGTLRYQGQLCVLNVDEEYSGLCDKMSKLSASEGRNQRPGGFSKNTDIRMWKWDMINMDFMGSCDDHLPLIEFAYNNSYHARIQMSLFEALYGRRCRSPIGWFEIGEAEFFGPYLMHQDMEKVKIIAEQLTTTQSHHRSYSNVRCRDLEFKDDDWVFLKVSLMKGIMRFGKKGKLILRYVGSYIIIQRIGLLGYKLELPPEMSLVHPVFYVSMLKKVVGDPSFIILVETIEVNEELTYEEIPVVIIAR is encoded by the exons atgatgaATAAGGGGTGTATGCACCATTTGGTCCAggttacagacaccgatgctgaggaacttacacttgagtctgtgccagttgtgaatgaatttatggaggtctttcctgatgagctccgtAGCAttccaccagatagggagattgattttgggattgat aaggcagttaagttccaatggtcagatacttgtgaaaagagcttccaagagttgaagtTAAGATTAACTaaggcaccggtgttgaccctaccagagggtaccgatgggtttgtg aaagaattgaatctgaggcagagaagatggcttgagttactcaaagactACGACATCGATACCCTATATCATCTAGGGAAGACTAatattgtggcggatgctcttagccagaaatctatgg actctagtgaaggaggggcaCTTGTGCAAAATAGaactgaatcatcgcttgttgtggaagtcaaggagaagcaatacgacgatccattgttggtacaattgaaggaggggattcataagaATAAGACTAAGGCTTTTTCTATTGGTATGGATGATGGTacgctaaggtaccaagggcaatTATGTGTTCTAAATGTGGATG aggaatatagCGGACTTTGTgacaagatgtccaaattgtcagcaagtgaaggccgaaaccaaaggcccggtgggttttCAAAGAACACAGATATTAGAATGTGGAAGTGGGatatgatcaatatggactttatg ggtagctgtgatgatcatttgccactcatagaatttgcctacaacaacagttatcatgctaggaTTCAGATGTcactgttcgaggctttatatggtaggagatgtagatctccgattggatggttcgagattggggaagcagagttttTTGGACCATACCTCATGCATCAGgatatggagaaggttaagatcattgcGGAACAGTTAACAACTACTCAGAGTCATCATAGGTCCTATTCGAATGTGCGATGcagagatttggagttcaaagatgatgattgggtattcttgaaggtttccctcATGAAAGGTATAATGCGGTTCGGTAAGAAAGGGAAGTTGATtctgaggtatgtcggatcgTACATAATCATTCAAAGGATTGGTCTGCTGggttacaagcttgaactacctccagagatgtctttagtgcacccggtgttttatgtatccatgttgaagaaggtggttggagacccGTCGTTTATTATCCTAgtagagactattgaggttaatgaagaattgacttatgaggagattcCAGTTGTCATTATTGCTAGGTAG